Part of the Nomascus leucogenys isolate Asia unplaced genomic scaffold, Asia_NLE_v1 001831F_23089_qpd_obj, whole genome shotgun sequence genome, CCCAGGCCCTCCCCAGTCGGCCCAAACTCGGGGACGGTGCTGTGCCTGGCACTCCCACATACATTGACACAGGAGGGCGGCGCTGCGGACATCAGTGCACTCAGGGCTGGGGGAGGCTGTTTAATGAGCGGAGGGCAGTACAAAAGAGCAGCCTTCTCTCAGTGGGAAAAGGCAAGAGCACCTGGCGCTGGGCTTGTTGGGGGAGGGAGCAGCTTCTCagttggttgggggagggggaggtatGTTCCCTGGGCCTTCGGAGGGGAGTGGGGGCCTCAGCATTGGGGGCATGGGAGTTGGGGGGTGTACCCCAGGATTTGAGGGGTgaactccaggaggctgagggtggaccCCAGGAGCTGACGGATGGACCCCAGGAGGTTGGGGGTGGACCCCTGGGGCCTGAGGGTGCATCCCTGGGGCTGGTGGGTGCACACCTGGGGCCTGAGGGTGAACAGCGGGGGCTGCTGGGTGCACCCCCGGAGCCTGGGGGTGAACCCCCGCTGATGGGGGAGGATGGACCCCTGGGGCTGGTGGGTGAACCCCAGGGGCTGGTGGGTGGACTCCAGGGGCTGGTGGGTGAACCCCGGGAGCTGGAGGGTGGACTCCGGGAGCTGGGGGGTGGACCCCAGAGGTTGGTGGGTGGACCCGGGGGCTGGGGGATGGACGCCAGGAGCGGGGGGTGGACgccaggagctgggggtggaCCCCAGATGCAGGGGGATGCACCACTGGGGCCGGGGGGTGGACCCCTGG contains:
- the LOC115834173 gene encoding LOW QUALITY PROTEIN: splicing factor 3A subunit 2-like (The sequence of the model RefSeq protein was modified relative to this genomic sequence to represent the inferred CDS: inserted 3 bases in 3 codons), yielding VSHRARPHRSLTSLLLGSQGRVRAGEASASGSLPDGGPEVTGTGSPHCPPPSQVPSREIDKAEGKFWTHWNRETKQFFLQFHFKMEKPPAPPSLPAGPPGVKRPPPPLMNGLPPRPPLPESLPPPPPGGLPLPPMPPTGPAPSGPPGPPQLPPPAPGVHPPAPVVHPPASGVHXPAPGVHPPXPGVHPPAPGXHPPTSGVHPPAPGVHPPAPGVHPPAPGVHPPAPGVHPPAPGVHPPPSAGVHPQAPGVHPAAPAVHPQAPGVHPPAPGMHPQAPGVHPQPPGVHPSAPGVHPQPPGVHPSNPGVHPPTPMPPMLRPPLPSEGPGNIPPPPPTN